From a region of the Campylobacter anatolicus genome:
- the gatA gene encoding Asp-tRNA(Asn)/Glu-tRNA(Gln) amidotransferase subunit GatA: MITLKEALKLSSEDIKTLRSELEAKIIKEKNLGAYVEQLSNLPIAKLGEGVPIAIKDNIQVKGWNVTSGSKILQGYVAPYNATVIEKLLAANLAPFGRANMDEFAMGSTTESSYYGHTLNPLNHAYVPGGSSGGSAAAVAGGIAIASLGSDTGGSIRQPAAFCGCVGFKPTYGRVSRYGLGAFSSSLDQIGPITQNVQDSAILYDIIAGHDDRDSTSADVKFESISDKINGDRKLTICVIENYVKNASEDIKRELLKAVDKLKAHGHNIIYKNLEDSKYDVAAYYIIATAEASANLSRFDGVRYGRRAEAKNLKELYINSRSEGFGDEVKRRILLGTFVLSSGYYDAYYIKAQKARAHIKAQYEKILNEADLIFMPVTPSVAPKFKALSDPLEAYLGDIYTISVNLAGLPAISVPIAKNSDNLNISAQLIGRAWDEQTLIDGATSLENLIKG; the protein is encoded by the coding sequence GTGATAACTTTAAAAGAGGCATTAAAACTCTCAAGTGAGGATATAAAAACCCTACGTTCTGAGCTTGAAGCAAAGATAATAAAAGAGAAAAATCTAGGAGCTTATGTAGAGCAACTGTCAAATCTACCTATCGCAAAGTTAGGCGAAGGTGTGCCAATAGCCATAAAAGATAACATCCAAGTTAAAGGCTGGAATGTAACGAGTGGCTCAAAAATTTTACAAGGATACGTAGCACCTTATAATGCAACAGTTATTGAGAAGTTACTCGCAGCAAATTTAGCTCCATTTGGCAGGGCAAATATGGATGAGTTTGCGATGGGTAGCACGACTGAGAGTTCATATTACGGACATACGCTAAATCCTTTAAATCACGCATATGTCCCAGGTGGCTCAAGTGGTGGTTCAGCTGCAGCAGTCGCTGGTGGTATCGCTATCGCCTCACTTGGTAGTGACACAGGTGGTAGCATACGCCAACCAGCCGCGTTTTGCGGTTGTGTAGGCTTTAAGCCAACTTATGGTCGAGTTAGCCGTTATGGACTTGGTGCGTTTTCAAGTAGCTTAGATCAGATAGGGCCGATCACTCAAAACGTCCAGGATTCTGCGATATTATATGATATTATTGCTGGGCATGATGATCGAGATAGTACGAGTGCAGATGTTAAATTTGAAAGTATAAGTGACAAAATAAACGGCGATAGAAAATTAACAATATGCGTAATAGAAAACTATGTTAAAAATGCAAGTGAAGATATAAAGCGTGAACTTTTAAAAGCTGTTGATAAGCTAAAAGCTCACGGACACAATATAATTTATAAAAACTTAGAGGATTCAAAATACGATGTAGCAGCTTATTACATCATCGCAACTGCTGAAGCAAGTGCGAATTTAAGTAGATTTGATGGTGTAAGATATGGTCGCAGAGCTGAGGCTAAAAATTTAAAAGAGCTTTACATAAACTCACGCAGTGAAGGCTTTGGTGATGAAGTAAAGCGTAGAATTTTACTAGGTACTTTTGTGCTTAGTAGCGGATATTACGATGCTTACTATATCAAAGCTCAAAAAGCACGTGCTCACATAAAAGCACAGTATGAGAAAATTTTAAATGAAGCTGATCTTATATTTATGCCGGTTACTCCAAGTGTTGCTCCTAAATTTAAAGCGTTGAGCGATCCACTTGAAGCGTATCTGGGTGACATATATACAATAAGTGTGAATTTAGCTGGACTTCCTGCCATCTCTGTACCGATAGCAAAAAATAGTGATAATCTAAATATAAGTGCTCAACTTATCGGTAGAGCATGGGATGAGCAGACTTTGATAGATGGTGCAACTAGCTTAGAAAATTTAATAAAAGGATAG
- the ileS gene encoding isoleucine--tRNA ligase, whose product MDYKDTLLLPTTEFPMRGNLPENETKRLNSWHNERKIYEKMKRNRQNAKVSFNIHDGPPYANGHLHIGHALNKILKDIIIKTHYFFGENVRYVPGWDCHGLPIEQQVEVKLGEKKKELSKTQIREYCRAHAREFIDIQRDEFKALGIIGDFENPYLTMKFEFEADIYKALCEIAKRGLIIERSKPVFWSWAARSALAEAEVEYADKEDYSIYVAFELDTDALSKLGVSKASAVIWTTTPWTLPSNQAISLSPTETYVLTDDGFIFAKDLVEGLTKLGITNGKIIKEFSSTLLENTHAINPLNDNQSRFLLGEHVTTDGGTGLVHTAPGHGEDDYYVCLKYGITDINMPVDDGGLYDETLKMRGLFRADVVDEFIGIHIFKANERIIELLGKSLLHVSKFTHSYPFCWRTHKPVIYRATKQWFIAMDEPRLDGKTLREVARGELNNVKFYPAAGVRRIGTMIENRPDWCISRQRDWGVPIAFFRHKDTKEVIFDADVLEYIYQIFKVNGADAWWDLSIAELLVPNSKYNAENLEKVMDILDVWFDSGSTWYAVLQSENYDAGNYPASMYLEGSDQHRGWFQSSLLVSTAVNSHAPYKSILTHGFTVDENGQKMSKSKGNVVAPQDVAKTYGVEILRLWVGLSDYSSDLKISDNILKQVSEQYRKIRNTIRFLLANVNDLDELSTEFGLLDRWILSRAKRTFDEVQNCFKNYDFSKGFNILLNFLSADLSGIYLDVCKDRLYCDTKDGRRRRGAQSAMALITRSLLPLLAPTLTYTIDEVMEYAPSIIKNGSADAFDLVYAPLELEFKALDESLFASREKFFELIDVLKKDKKIKSTLELVLQTTSEKILDYDIDEVADLYMVSEVSRYDESEGLCEFEVGLDKFKIALSKAHKCPRCWKFNADDEGATCLRCRKVLSGVC is encoded by the coding sequence ATGGACTACAAAGACACATTATTACTCCCAACGACAGAATTCCCTATGCGAGGTAACTTGCCAGAAAATGAGACAAAACGCCTAAACTCCTGGCATAATGAGCGTAAAATTTATGAGAAAATGAAACGCAACCGTCAAAATGCAAAGGTTAGTTTTAACATCCATGATGGACCACCGTATGCCAATGGACACCTTCACATCGGACACGCACTTAATAAAATTTTAAAAGATATAATAATAAAAACTCACTACTTTTTTGGTGAAAATGTCCGCTATGTACCGGGCTGGGACTGCCACGGACTGCCTATAGAGCAACAAGTTGAGGTTAAGCTTGGCGAGAAAAAAAAGGAGCTTAGCAAGACGCAAATTCGTGAGTATTGTCGTGCTCATGCTCGTGAGTTTATAGATATTCAGCGTGATGAGTTTAAAGCACTCGGTATCATTGGCGACTTTGAAAATCCATACTTGACAATGAAATTTGAATTTGAAGCTGACATATACAAAGCACTTTGCGAGATAGCCAAACGCGGGCTTATCATAGAGAGAAGCAAGCCTGTATTTTGGAGCTGGGCGGCTCGTTCAGCACTAGCTGAAGCAGAGGTTGAGTATGCAGATAAAGAGGATTACTCTATCTATGTAGCATTTGAGCTTGACACAGACGCTCTTTCAAAGCTTGGTGTCAGCAAAGCAAGTGCTGTTATCTGGACGACTACACCTTGGACGCTACCATCAAATCAAGCCATAAGCTTAAGCCCAACCGAGACTTATGTATTAACTGACGATGGCTTTATATTTGCCAAAGATTTGGTCGAAGGACTTACAAAGCTAGGTATTACAAATGGTAAAATTATTAAAGAATTTAGCTCTACCTTACTTGAAAATACACATGCTATTAATCCACTAAACGATAACCAATCTCGATTTTTATTAGGTGAACATGTTACAACTGATGGTGGAACTGGTCTAGTTCATACTGCCCCTGGACACGGCGAAGATGATTATTATGTGTGTTTAAAATATGGTATAACCGATATAAATATGCCTGTTGATGATGGTGGATTATATGATGAGACGCTAAAGATGCGTGGGCTATTTAGAGCGGATGTGGTTGATGAATTTATCGGCATCCATATCTTTAAAGCAAATGAGCGTATCATTGAGCTTCTTGGTAAGAGTTTGTTACATGTTTCTAAATTTACTCACTCATATCCGTTTTGCTGGAGGACGCATAAGCCGGTGATTTATCGTGCAACAAAGCAATGGTTTATCGCTATGGATGAGCCTAGACTTGATGGTAAGACACTTCGCGAGGTAGCACGTGGCGAGCTTAATAATGTTAAATTTTACCCTGCTGCAGGTGTGCGTCGTATAGGCACAATGATAGAAAATCGCCCTGATTGGTGTATTTCTCGTCAGCGTGACTGGGGAGTGCCGATAGCATTTTTTAGGCACAAGGATACTAAAGAGGTTATATTTGATGCTGATGTTTTAGAATATATCTATCAAATTTTTAAGGTCAATGGTGCGGATGCTTGGTGGGATCTTAGCATTGCTGAGCTGCTCGTACCAAACTCAAAATACAATGCTGAAAATTTAGAAAAAGTTATGGATATACTTGACGTTTGGTTTGACAGCGGTTCAACATGGTATGCAGTTTTACAAAGCGAGAACTACGATGCTGGCAACTATCCGGCGAGTATGTATTTGGAAGGATCTGATCAGCATCGTGGCTGGTTTCAAAGCTCTCTTTTAGTAAGCACAGCAGTAAACTCTCATGCCCCTTATAAGAGCATACTCACTCATGGATTTACCGTTGATGAGAACGGGCAAAAGATGAGCAAAAGCAAGGGTAACGTGGTCGCTCCACAAGATGTGGCTAAGACTTATGGTGTGGAGATATTGCGTCTTTGGGTTGGTTTGAGCGATTATTCAAGCGACCTTAAAATAAGCGATAATATCTTAAAACAAGTAAGCGAACAATATAGAAAAATACGAAATACAATTAGATTCTTACTAGCAAACGTAAATGATTTAGATGAGCTTTCAACAGAGTTTGGTCTGCTTGATAGATGGATATTAAGTCGTGCGAAACGCACATTTGACGAGGTGCAAAATTGCTTTAAAAATTATGATTTTTCAAAGGGATTTAACATCCTTTTAAATTTTCTTTCAGCTGATCTTAGCGGAATTTATCTTGATGTGTGTAAAGATCGCCTTTACTGTGATACAAAAGATGGTAGACGCAGAAGAGGTGCTCAAAGTGCGATGGCACTCATCACAAGATCACTGTTACCACTACTTGCACCAACTTTAACATACACGATAGATGAGGTTATGGAGTATGCTCCTAGCATTATCAAAAATGGCTCAGCCGATGCGTTTGATCTAGTCTATGCTCCACTTGAGCTAGAGTTTAAAGCATTGGATGAGAGTTTGTTTGCAAGTCGTGAGAAGTTTTTTGAGCTTATAGATGTACTTAAAAAAGATAAAAAGATAAAATCAACACTAGAGCTAGTATTGCAGACTACGAGTGAGAAAATTTTAGACTACGATATTGATGAAGTGGCTGATTTGTATATGGTTAGCGAAGTTAGTAGATATGATGAGAGCGAGGGGCTTTGTGAGTTTGAAGTAGGCTTGGATAAATTTAAAATAGCTCTAAGTAAGGCTCATAAATGTCCACGTTGCTGGAAATTTAATGCTGATGATGAGGGAGCGACCTGCTTAAGGTGCAGAAAGGTTTTAAGTGGTGTTTGCTGA
- the guaB gene encoding IMP dehydrogenase, with amino-acid sequence MKIVKRALTFEDVLLVPQYSEILPKQVDIRTKFSKNVTLNIPIVSAAMDTVTEHRAAIMMARLGGIGVIHKNMDINSQAKEVRRVKKSESGVIIDPIFIKPDASVGEALNLMADLHISGVPVVDDEHKLIGILTNRDLRFETDKTTLVKDRMTKAPLITAPKGCTLDDAEKIFSQNRVEKLPIVDENGKLDGLITIKDLKKRKEYPNANKDSYGRLRVAAAVGVGQLDRVEALVNAGVDVIVMDSAHGHSKGIIDTLKQIKSKFEVDVVVGNIANPAAVKDLAEAGADGIKVGIGPGSICTTRIVAGVGVPQISAIDDCATEAARYGIPVTADGGLKYSGDLAKALAAGASCVMAGSLLAGCEETPGEVITHQGRQYKAYRGMGSIGAMTRGSSDRYFQEGTAQDKLVPEGIEGRVPYKGGLKDVIHQLIGGLRSSMGYVGAKDIPTLQERAEFVEITSAGLKESHVHDVVITHEAPNYKVGN; translated from the coding sequence ATGAAGATAGTTAAGAGAGCTTTGACGTTTGAAGATGTGTTACTTGTGCCACAGTATTCTGAGATTTTGCCTAAGCAAGTTGATATAAGGACTAAATTTAGCAAAAACGTAACGTTAAACATTCCTATCGTCTCAGCCGCGATGGATACGGTAACAGAGCATCGTGCAGCTATTATGATGGCACGACTTGGTGGTATCGGCGTTATACATAAAAATATGGATATAAATAGTCAAGCCAAAGAGGTTAGACGTGTTAAAAAAAGCGAGAGTGGCGTCATTATTGATCCTATATTTATAAAGCCTGATGCGAGTGTTGGCGAGGCTTTAAATTTAATGGCGGATTTGCATATATCAGGTGTGCCAGTAGTTGATGATGAGCATAAATTAATAGGAATTTTAACTAATCGCGATTTAAGATTTGAAACCGACAAGACTACACTTGTAAAAGATAGAATGACAAAAGCACCACTGATAACCGCCCCAAAAGGCTGCACTCTTGATGATGCGGAGAAAATTTTTAGCCAAAATCGTGTAGAAAAGCTTCCTATCGTTGATGAGAACGGTAAGCTTGATGGGCTTATTACGATAAAAGATCTAAAAAAACGCAAAGAGTATCCAAATGCAAATAAAGACAGCTACGGCAGACTTCGTGTAGCAGCGGCTGTTGGTGTGGGTCAACTTGATAGAGTCGAAGCACTTGTAAATGCTGGAGTTGATGTTATTGTTATGGACTCAGCACATGGGCACTCAAAGGGTATTATAGATACATTAAAACAGATAAAATCTAAATTTGAAGTTGATGTTGTCGTGGGTAATATCGCTAATCCTGCTGCTGTTAAAGACTTAGCTGAAGCAGGGGCAGATGGCATAAAAGTTGGCATTGGACCGGGTTCAATATGCACCACACGCATCGTCGCTGGTGTCGGTGTGCCACAAATTTCAGCCATAGATGACTGTGCGACAGAAGCAGCACGTTACGGCATACCAGTTACGGCTGATGGTGGATTAAAATACTCAGGCGATTTGGCAAAGGCACTTGCTGCTGGAGCTAGTTGTGTTATGGCTGGTAGCTTACTTGCAGGTTGCGAAGAGACCCCGGGTGAGGTCATCACTCATCAAGGGCGACAGTATAAGGCTTACCGTGGAATGGGTAGCATCGGTGCTATGACACGCGGTAGTTCTGATAGGTATTTTCAAGAAGGTACAGCACAAGATAAGCTGGTCCCTGAAGGCATTGAAGGGCGTGTGCCGTATAAGGGTGGTTTAAAAGATGTCATACACCAGCTAATAGGTGGCTTAAGAAGTTCTATGGGTTATGTTGGAGCAAAGGATATACCTACGCTTCAAGAAAGAGCAGAGTTTGTAGAGATAACGAGTGCAGGACTAAAAGAGAGTCATGTGCATGACGTTGTCATAACGCATGAAGCACCAAATTATAAAGTCGGTAATTAG
- a CDS encoding CinA family protein, translating to MKHSLLIIGDEIRINKELLGYIFDSYERHFGELGEIKFGYKNKDLPFLIEDMINEFDILCIFAKDDSYATIAKILATLSSDTLELKEGENFVPKNALKFQNNSFLIKLNQTQINLIKANPTEKLGDLLSEYERDFSYFTLFDIDADSAKILLDPLAKTYEINISLSEIITNLVLIRAKANKFGQIEGFLQGVKTLFPQKMCEGGDIIKFIAERLIQKGLKISFAESCTAGLAAAKFARFSGVSGAFDGSLVTYANELKHEWLGVSNDVLDTYGAVSEHCVRAMLKGALNNSNADFALAISGVAGPSGGSIEKPVGTVFVGAASSDGSMIVERLMLNGERNYIREQSVLSAYLCLLRLKSEIFFA from the coding sequence ATGAAACACTCACTGCTAATAATTGGTGATGAAATTCGTATAAATAAAGAGCTTTTAGGATATATTTTTGATAGTTATGAGAGGCATTTTGGTGAGCTTGGTGAGATAAAATTTGGCTATAAAAATAAAGATTTACCATTTTTGATAGAAGATATGATAAACGAGTTTGATATACTTTGTATATTTGCTAAAGATGATTCTTATGCAACGATAGCTAAAATTTTAGCCACGCTTAGTAGCGATACGCTTGAGTTAAAAGAGGGTGAGAATTTTGTGCCAAAAAATGCTTTAAAATTTCAAAATAACAGCTTTTTGATAAAACTTAACCAAACACAGATAAATTTAATAAAGGCAAATCCGACCGAAAAACTAGGCGATCTTTTAAGCGAATATGAGCGTGATTTTAGCTATTTTACGCTTTTTGATATAGATGCTGATAGTGCTAAAATTTTGCTTGATCCGTTGGCAAAAACATATGAGATAAATATAAGTCTAAGTGAGATAATCACAAACTTGGTCTTAATCCGTGCAAAGGCTAATAAATTTGGTCAAATTGAAGGATTTTTGCAAGGCGTTAAGACGCTATTTCCGCAAAAGATGTGTGAAGGTGGCGATATTATTAAATTTATAGCTGAACGACTTATACAAAAAGGACTTAAAATAAGCTTTGCAGAATCTTGCACAGCTGGGCTTGCAGCGGCTAAATTTGCTCGTTTCAGCGGAGTTTCAGGAGCCTTTGATGGTTCGCTAGTAACTTACGCAAATGAGCTAAAGCACGAATGGCTAGGTGTTAGTAATGATGTGCTTGACACTTATGGGGCGGTGAGTGAGCATTGCGTGAGAGCTATGCTAAAGGGAGCATTAAACAACTCAAATGCTGACTTTGCCTTAGCCATCAGTGGCGTGGCAGGCCCAAGTGGTGGCAGTATAGAAAAGCCAGTTGGTACGGTATTTGTAGGAGCTGCAAGTAGCGATGGTAGCATGATAGTTGAACGACTTATGTTAAATGGAGAGCGTAACTACATAAGAGAGCAAAGTGTATTAAGTGCATATTTGTGCCTACTTAGGCTAAAAAGTGAGATATTTTTTGCTTAG